The DNA sequence GCAAATCCACAATCTGATTTACTGCATAAGCTATTCCCGCATCAAATAATGCATCTTTATCATTCTCATACTTATTCATCATACATTGAAATTTTTCCGGTAAAGACGCACCACACAAAGTTACCATACGCTCTATTTGCGCCTTATTGATTACCGGCATAATTCCTGCTTCAATCGGAACATTGATTCCTGCCAACTTCGTCTTTTCCTGAAAAGAATAAAATATATTGTTATCAAAAAATAACTGGGAGATTAAATGGGTAGCACCAGCATCCACCTTCTCTTTTAAATGCTGAATATCTGCTACAATACTTTCTGCCTCTGTATGGCCCTCCGGATAGCAGGCTCCACATACATCAAAATCTCCATGTGCCTTGATATATTTCACCAAATCAGTTGCATAATGAAATTCCTTCTTTGGTTCAATATCCGGATTGCGATCTCCACGTAATGCCAGAACATTCTCTATCTCATTTTCCTTTAACTCTGCTAAAAGTTCATCCATCTCATTTTTACTGTAATTAAGACATGTTAAATGGACGATAGGGGTAATTCCGTACTCCTGTTTAATCTTCTTCGCCAGTGCTATTGTTTTATTATTCGTAGCACTTCCTCCTGCTCCAAAAGTTACGCTAATAAAATCAGGATTCAATCTGCTCAAAATCTCTAAAGTTCCATCTATATTTTTTAATTCCGTATCACGCTTTGGCGGAAATATTTCAAATGATATTACCGGTCTTTTTTCCCGAAACAAATTTTCTACTTTCATATTCTTCTCCTTTGCTCTGTTTCTCTCATTAACAAACATTATATCATTCTCTATAGCAATAAGGAATATCATAATTTTTATATCTAGTTATAGTTTTTGTCTATATCAATATTATTCCATTGCAACAGCAGCTTTTAATTTTTCAATATACATCTCACCAAATCGACTAAGTGTGGCATTTTTATGAGTAACATACCCAATACACATCTGTTCTCCTTCCACGTCCAATGGCAACGCTATAATATCCTTTCCATTCAATTCCTCACTGATAACACCACTACAAAGAGTATAACCGTTTAATCCAATTAACAGATTAAACAATGTTGCTCTATCGCTAACCTTTATAGATTTCTTATGCGGCAGAGTACTTAGTATTTCTTCTGCAAAATAAAAAGAATTGTAATCTCCCTGTTCAAAAGATAAACAAGGATAGTCTTCTAAATCCTCCAGTGTAATTTTCTTTTTCGTAACTAATGGATTATTTCTCCCCACGAACACATGTGGTTCTGCTGTAAACAGCTCCTGAAACTCCAGATTATTCTCCTTTAACATTTTTAGAATCACTTTGCGATTAAATTCATTCAAATACAAAATTCCTACTTCACTCGTAAGATTTTTTACATCTTCAATAATCTCATAAGTTCTTGTTTCCCGCAACATAAAATCATAATGTTCTGCATCATAAGCAGAAATCAAATCTACAAAGGCATTTACTGCAAAAGAATAATGTTGGGTAGAAACACTAAACTTTATTTTTGCCGGACTTTTTCCTAAATATTTTTCTTCCAACAACGATGCCTGCTCCACTACCTGTCTTGCATATCCCAAAAATTCTGCTCCGTCTGAAGATATGGTAATTCCTTTATTACTTCTTGTAAAAATACTGATTCCAATTTCCTTTTCCAATTCTTTCATTGCATTAGACAAACTTGGCTGTGAAATAAACAATTCCTTAGCCGCTTCGTTCATCGACTGGTTATCTGCCACTGTAATGGCATATTTTAACTGCTGTAATGTCATAACCCTGCTGCCTTCCTTTCTTTCTTGAATGACTGCTTTTTCAATTATACACCATTCTTTGCTTGGTCGCAATTTTATATAAACAAAGGAACTGCTCTGATAAATTCTCATTGTTTATTCTCATATATCGCCCCCTGCTTTTCTCTCTTTTGATAGAGTCACCCTTGTTCTGATATCATTATGGCAGGAAAACCTTATTATTTCTTCTAAAATTTCTTAAGTTTTCCCTATTATTGATACTCCTTCATTGACACCGGTCCCTCCAGCACTTGTCTTCCAATATATATAAGATTATCCTTTCGTACCTCCATACTCCATTTTACCAATGATAGTTCTCCTCCTTCTAATTCTATCGCGGTAATGCATCTTGGATGAACACAGCTTCCATCATTAAAATAAAACCCTTCTCCAGGTTTCGGAAATACCGGTCGATGTGTATGCCCTGCAATCAAAATTTTCTGATGTTCTTTCGCCCAATATTCCAGTTTCTTTTCTGTTTTCTCTTTTTTTCGATAGTTCTTTGCGGTACTGGTAGGATCGTTGCATCCCGCCAGTTCCAATCTTCGCCAAACATATCGCACCAGAAAACGAGTTACCTTCCACAATGTATCATTCCAGAAGTCTCCCTGATGTCCATGAACCAAAAATATCTCCTGTCCATCACAATTATCCTTTAATCGAATCGCCTCTTGCACCTTCATTCCCGGAAATAAATTGCGTTCTATTCCTTCGCTTTCGCAATAATAAGTATTACAAATCTTTCCTATAAATTCTTCCTGTTCCTTCTTCCTATCATGATTTCCATATATCATATAAAAACGATTTTCCCGATAGAATTCTGACATCAGCCAGAACTGATTGCTATGTGTTCGTACAATTTCTCCTATTTTCCGATTTTCCCATAATTCATCGCCATCTCCCAGTTCAATATAGGTGAACTTGCGACGATAATAATACTGCAATGCTGCAAAAAACAAATTCTGATTAGGCTGAAAATTATCGCCCCAGTTTCCAATCCCTCTATGACAATCGCTCATAAAAACAAATCGACTGTTAGAATGAATCGGAAGACATGGGGCATTTTCATAAGCTTTCTCTAATTTTTCCCAAGTTCTGTTCATTTCCTGCCAGACCCGATTCTTCCCATTTTCAAAATCAATCGAAAAATTCCGGGGTATGCCTGCATCAGATAATCCAATTTATCTATAGTTCGTTCAAAACATCTGGTTACTCTACAATATAACCTGCAATCATAGCGGTTCTGCCATTGTGCCAGCTTTTTACGGCATTTTCGCTTGGACGGCTGTTTCGTCTTTGGTACTGCAAATCGAAATTCCACACGATTGCACCAGATATGAAGATTATCCGGCAAATATCCTGCACGGTAGCATCCTCGCACAAAGGCATCCAGCATATCTGAATCTGTAAAACTTATAGATACTTCCAACATTAATTCCCCCGGGTAAGAAAACTCGCCTAATCGAAATCCTGTAAGCCACCAATGAACTTTTCCCTGCCGAAACAATTTCTTTCCGTTTTTCCACAAAGTAATATTCATAAGCAGTTGGTCTTTCTCCGATGCAGCATGATAAAAGACCTGTTCCGGCTCTTTCTCTGAAAGTTCCGCTGTATAAATTCCAACCTCTGCACCTGTGGTAATACCATACTGCCCTTTCCACAGTTCAATCAAAAACAAACGGTTATCGTATTCAAAATAAATTGGCTCACAATCAATCACCATATTCATAGACGGAGCCATTTCATCATATATTTTCCCGTATCCCATTTTTCTTTGCCATGCATTCTCTAAGGAATAAAAAATGTCCTTTTGTAAATCATAGGCAAATCCAAATCCTTTTAATGCATCATTGATATCTCTTAATTTTTCCTCATCACTTCTACACTTTACACTGTGTTTTGCCTTTTTGTGACGATGGTATCGAAGACAACAAATAATAACCATCAACAAAATCACCAGTGCAATACATCCACAAATAATATATTCGATATTCATATCCTCTCCATCCCTTCTGTTCTATCACTATTAATATATTCAGAAGGGACTAGAGAGTTCGTTTTTAAGACTTCCTATGTAACTTTTCTCTTATCCATCGAATCAACTGATTTTCAAAAAAACTTAACAAACTGAATCCATAAATCATCAGGATTCCAACACCAGTAATTCCTGTAGTCTGAAAGAGACTTTCAAAAACCGGAATCAGAAGCACCAGATTCAGCAATACAAATCCAATCATAAATGCTCCATTCATATAGGTATTATTCCACATCTTTCCACTGCCTAATACCGGCTGTTTTCCTTTGCAGGTATATCCATGCAAAAGTCTGGAAAGACAGAGCACACCAAAAGCATAGACACTAGCTCCTCCTATGATAAACGCTGCCATAGTATTCACCGCAATGACAGTTCCTTCTATCAGAATATTTCTCATAAAAGCCTTTGTCATAATTCCTTCCTTAGCAGGTCTTGGTTTCTCCTTCATTACCTCTCTGGAATGAGGTTCCATTCCAAGAGCTACCGCTGGTAACGAGTCTGTTAATAAATTAATAAACAATAAATGTACCGGTGCAAACGGAAGCGACATTCCTGCCAGACAGGCAGCAAGCACGCTGAGAATTCCTGCCATATTTCCTGACAAAAGAAATCCAATAGACTTTTTGATATTTTCATAAATATTTCTTCCGCTCTCTACTGCCTTTACGATTGTTGCGAAGTTATCATCTGCTAAAATCATATCGGAAGCTTCCTTCGCTGCCTCTGTACCGGATTTTCCCATGGCTACTCCCACGTCTGCCTTTTTTAATGCCGGTGCATCATTGACACCGTCTCCGGTCATTGACGTAATCATGCCAAGCTTTTGCCACGCCCGTACAATGCGAATCTTATGTTCCGGGGAAACTCTGGCATATACCCTGGTGGTCTTTACCTTTTCCATCAGCTCCTCATCACTGATTTTCTCGAGTTCTGTTCCTGTCATTACCCCTTGTGGATCTCCATCACGCAAAATTCCAATTTCTTTTGCAATGGCTGCTGCAGTCTGCGGATGATCTCCGGTAATCATAACTGTTTTGATGCCTGCCTGTGTACAAAGAGTTACTGCCTCTTTTGATTCCTCTCTTGGTGGATCTGCCATAGCCATTATTCCTAAGAAGCATAAATTTTCCTCCTGCATTTTTCCATCCTTCGCTTTTCGCGCTGCAAAGGCAAGTACACGAAGTCCTTTTTCAGAAAATCCCTGATTGGTTTCCTGAATCTTTTCTATATCATGCTGCGTTATGCTTCTTACTTCTCCCTTTTCCAATACCAAGGTCAAACGACTCAACAGTACATCTGCCGCACCTTTCGTAATCGTAAAGTCCTCTGCGCCTTCCTGACTGCACAATACAGTCATCAATTTTCGTTCAGAATCAAAGGGAATAGATGATATTCTTGCAAATTGCTTTCGCACCTGTTCCACACTTCCTGCCTCTTTTTTCTCTGCAAAGCTTAACAAAGCGGTCTCCGTAGGGTCTCCTATCTGTTTTTCTCCTTCTATTACCGCATCATTACAAAGGATGCCTGCGTACATCAGAGTTTCCTTCTCTTGGCAGTCAAATGTAAATCTTCCGGTTACTGTCATCCTATTCTGTGTTAATGTTCCGGTCTTATCCGTACAAATCACCGATACACTCCCCAGACTTTCTACAGATGCCAATTTACGCACAATGGCATTCTCTTTTGCCATCTTTCTAGTGCAAAATGCCAGTACAATCGTAACAATAGAACTTAACGCCTCCGGAATCGCTGCTACGGCAAGAGCTACGGCAAATAAAAATGCATCCGGTAAGTTTTCCCCCTGCCATGCACTGACACCAAAGACCAACGCACAAATTCCCATTATAACAAAGGAAAGTTTTTTCCCAAAATCGTCCAGACTTATCTGCAAAGGTGTTTTCTTCTCTTCTGCTGTTTGAACCAGATTAGCAATTTTCCCCACCTCTGTATCCATTCCGGTTCGGATTACCTCATATTTTCCTCTTCCTGTATTTACAATACATCCAGAGTAAACCATAGATTTTTCTACGTCCTTCGCACTTTTTTCCACACCAATACTTTCTCCGGTAAGGGCACTTTCATTTACTGTAACTGCCTCTGCTTCTATCAAAATTCCATCGGCACACAATGCATCCCCTGCCTCAAATAAAACAATATCTCCCGGTACCAGTTCTCTTCCTTTTATTACAGTTACCGTTTCATCTCGCATTGCTTTTACACAAGGACTTGTAAGTTTTTTTAAGCCTTCCAGAGACTGCTCTGCCTTTTTCTGCT is a window from the Roseburia sp. 499 genome containing:
- a CDS encoding metallophosphoesterase; the protein is MNRTWEKLEKAYENAPCLPIHSNSRFVFMSDCHRGIGNWGDNFQPNQNLFFAALQYYYRRKFTYIELGDGDELWENRKIGEIVRTHSNQFWLMSEFYRENRFYMIYGNHDRKKEQEEFIGKICNTYYCESEGIERNLFPGMKVQEAIRLKDNCDGQEIFLVHGHQGDFWNDTLWKVTRFLVRYVWRRLELAGCNDPTSTAKNYRKKEKTEKKLEYWAKEHQKILIAGHTHRPVFPKPGEGFYFNDGSCVHPRCITAIELEGGELSLVKWSMEVRKDNLIYIGRQVLEGPVSMKEYQ
- a CDS encoding cation-translocating P-type ATPase, translating into MKEKRKGLSTLEAQERLKEYGYNELAEKKKQSVVVIFLLQFKDFLVGLLIVASIISLMLGDLESALVILSVIIMNAVLGTVQQKKAEQSLEGLKKLTSPCVKAMRDETVTVIKGRELVPGDIVLFEAGDALCADGILIEAEAVTVNESALTGESIGVEKSAKDVEKSMVYSGCIVNTGRGKYEVIRTGMDTEVGKIANLVQTAEEKKTPLQISLDDFGKKLSFVIMGICALVFGVSAWQGENLPDAFLFAVALAVAAIPEALSSIVTIVLAFCTRKMAKENAIVRKLASVESLGSVSVICTDKTGTLTQNRMTVTGRFTFDCQEKETLMYAGILCNDAVIEGEKQIGDPTETALLSFAEKKEAGSVEQVRKQFARISSIPFDSERKLMTVLCSQEGAEDFTITKGAADVLLSRLTLVLEKGEVRSITQHDIEKIQETNQGFSEKGLRVLAFAARKAKDGKMQEENLCFLGIMAMADPPREESKEAVTLCTQAGIKTVMITGDHPQTAAAIAKEIGILRDGDPQGVMTGTELEKISDEELMEKVKTTRVYARVSPEHKIRIVRAWQKLGMITSMTGDGVNDAPALKKADVGVAMGKSGTEAAKEASDMILADDNFATIVKAVESGRNIYENIKKSIGFLLSGNMAGILSVLAACLAGMSLPFAPVHLLFINLLTDSLPAVALGMEPHSREVMKEKPRPAKEGIMTKAFMRNILIEGTVIAVNTMAAFIIGGASVYAFGVLCLSRLLHGYTCKGKQPVLGSGKMWNNTYMNGAFMIGFVLLNLVLLIPVFESLFQTTGITGVGILMIYGFSLLSFFENQLIRWIREKLHRKS
- a CDS encoding DUF4474 domain-containing protein produces the protein MNIEYIICGCIALVILLMVIICCLRYHRHKKAKHSVKCRSDEEKLRDINDALKGFGFAYDLQKDIFYSLENAWQRKMGYGKIYDEMAPSMNMVIDCEPIYFEYDNRLFLIELWKGQYGITTGAEVGIYTAELSEKEPEQVFYHAASEKDQLLMNITLWKNGKKLFRQGKVHWWLTGFRLGEFSYPGELMLEVSISFTDSDMLDAFVRGCYRAGYLPDNLHIWCNRVEFRFAVPKTKQPSKRKCRKKLAQWQNRYDCRLYCRVTRCFERTIDKLDYLMQAYPGIFRLILKMGRIGSGRK
- a CDS encoding LysR family transcriptional regulator; translation: MTLQQLKYAITVADNQSMNEAAKELFISQPSLSNAMKELEKEIGISIFTRSNKGITISSDGAEFLGYARQVVEQASLLEEKYLGKSPAKIKFSVSTQHYSFAVNAFVDLISAYDAEHYDFMLRETRTYEIIEDVKNLTSEVGILYLNEFNRKVILKMLKENNLEFQELFTAEPHVFVGRNNPLVTKKKITLEDLEDYPCLSFEQGDYNSFYFAEEILSTLPHKKSIKVSDRATLFNLLIGLNGYTLCSGVISEELNGKDIIALPLDVEGEQMCIGYVTHKNATLSRFGEMYIEKLKAAVAME
- the metF gene encoding methylenetetrahydrofolate reductase [NAD(P)H]; amino-acid sequence: MKVENLFREKRPVISFEIFPPKRDTELKNIDGTLEILSRLNPDFISVTFGAGGSATNNKTIALAKKIKQEYGITPIVHLTCLNYSKNEMDELLAELKENEIENVLALRGDRNPDIEPKKEFHYATDLVKYIKAHGDFDVCGACYPEGHTEAESIVADIQHLKEKVDAGATHLISQLFFDNNIFYSFQEKTKLAGINVPIEAGIMPVINKAQIERMVTLCGASLPEKFQCMMNKYENDKDALFDAGIAYAVNQIVDLLAHDVDGIHIYTMNNTKVAERICKGIENLI